From one Enterococcus sp. DIV2402 genomic stretch:
- the fdrA gene encoding DUF1116 domain-containing protein has translation MLNTVILKNNYQDSINLMLLTNKINEFENVTMSQIMMGTDANKDILRNTNLLSTEAEAASANDLMIVVDSEDDNIMDEVLPAVDEFLSDLSSKGGSEAKAASTSWAEALEALPDANVALFSIPGEYGAPEMEKALKNDLHVFSFTDNIAIEDEVRLKKLAHEKGLLMMGPDCGTGIISSIPVAFTNVVSPGNIGVVGASGTGIQEVTTIVDRLGGGVVHAIGTGGRDLSDKVGAITMKDAIVALENHEPTDVICVISKPPAKEVRDEVVQLLQSISKPVVAIFLGEKPTAHEGKVYLAHTLEETARIAVDLANEEAIKANYLEAIAKPDAPVLPEDKVVKGLYSGGTLASEAGMLISEALGLEGLVKKEGFVLKSHGYEVMDLGDDIYTQGKPHPMIDPEVRIQKIREYATDKDTGIILFDVVLGYGAHADMASALLPAIEEARQTAKADGRELHFVATVCGTTKDPQNYHETVKRLKDAGVFVEESNAKAVRLALLLKGIEFTEEDKSVVAYEGETVEIPEVSEKVMELLNTKPRIINVGLQSFNESIVEYGGKSEQFNWRPRANGNKKMIRILDALEDYEEQIATENQKVIDKMQNSQPFLVDVVPAKTVIPELNEEKKTLLHAGPPIKWEDMTKPMQGACLGAALFEGWATTEEDALKLFENDEVRFIPCHHVQAVGPMGGISSANMPMSVIENRSEGNRAFCILNEGIGKVLRFGAYSKEVVDRLIWIQDVLGPTLSKALQKTEEGLNLNVLIARSITMGDEFHQRNIAASLNFLKEMAPLITTLDISEEEKYEVIKFLSDTDQFFLNIMMAASKAIVDGARKGTKGTVVTTMARNGVDFGVRIAETGDTWHIAPVNTPKGLYFTGFSEEDGNPDIGDSAITETIGVGGMAMVAAPGVTRFVGAGGFQDALDISNEMAKICITHNPTFTIPTWDFKGTCLGIDIRKVVETGITPLINTGIAHKEAGRGQVGAGTVRAPLGCFENALEAYAKELGIDVE, from the coding sequence ATGTTAAATACTGTTATTTTGAAAAATAACTACCAAGATTCAATCAATTTGATGCTTTTGACGAACAAGATCAATGAATTTGAGAACGTTACAATGAGCCAAATTATGATGGGGACAGATGCAAACAAAGACATTTTGCGCAATACTAATCTATTATCAACAGAAGCTGAAGCAGCATCAGCAAACGATTTGATGATTGTTGTAGACAGTGAAGATGATAATATTATGGACGAAGTATTACCGGCTGTCGATGAATTTCTAAGCGATTTATCTTCTAAAGGTGGATCAGAAGCCAAAGCTGCATCAACTTCTTGGGCAGAAGCTTTAGAAGCATTACCTGATGCAAACGTGGCATTGTTTAGTATTCCAGGTGAATACGGTGCACCTGAAATGGAAAAGGCTTTAAAAAATGATTTACACGTCTTTTCATTTACAGACAACATTGCAATTGAAGATGAAGTACGCTTGAAAAAATTAGCTCACGAAAAAGGTCTTTTAATGATGGGACCTGACTGTGGAACAGGGATTATCTCTAGTATTCCAGTTGCCTTTACTAACGTAGTATCACCAGGAAACATCGGTGTTGTTGGTGCATCAGGTACAGGAATCCAAGAAGTAACAACTATCGTTGACCGTTTAGGCGGCGGTGTAGTTCACGCAATTGGAACTGGTGGTCGTGACTTAAGCGATAAAGTTGGCGCAATTACAATGAAAGATGCCATCGTTGCTTTAGAAAACCACGAACCAACAGATGTGATTTGTGTTATCTCTAAACCACCTGCAAAAGAAGTACGTGATGAAGTGGTTCAATTATTACAAAGTATTTCTAAACCAGTTGTTGCTATTTTCTTAGGTGAAAAACCAACTGCCCATGAAGGAAAAGTTTATTTAGCACACACATTAGAAGAAACAGCTCGTATTGCGGTTGATTTAGCGAACGAAGAAGCTATTAAAGCTAACTATTTAGAAGCAATTGCTAAACCAGATGCACCTGTTTTACCAGAAGATAAAGTGGTTAAAGGGTTGTATTCAGGCGGAACACTGGCTTCTGAAGCAGGTATGTTAATTTCTGAGGCATTAGGTTTGGAAGGCTTAGTGAAAAAAGAAGGCTTTGTCTTGAAATCACATGGTTATGAAGTAATGGACTTAGGGGATGATATCTATACACAAGGTAAACCACATCCAATGATTGATCCAGAAGTTCGTATTCAAAAAATCAGAGAATATGCAACCGATAAAGATACAGGCATCATCTTATTCGATGTTGTGTTAGGTTACGGTGCACATGCAGATATGGCAAGTGCGTTATTACCAGCGATTGAAGAAGCGCGCCAAACAGCAAAAGCTGATGGACGTGAATTACACTTTGTAGCAACTGTATGTGGAACAACTAAAGATCCACAAAATTATCATGAGACAGTAAAACGACTAAAAGATGCAGGGGTATTTGTTGAAGAAAGCAATGCTAAAGCAGTTCGCTTAGCGTTATTACTAAAAGGCATTGAATTTACTGAAGAAGATAAATCAGTAGTTGCATACGAAGGCGAAACAGTTGAAATTCCTGAAGTTAGCGAAAAAGTGATGGAATTATTGAATACAAAACCACGTATTATTAACGTTGGCTTACAAAGCTTCAACGAATCAATCGTTGAATATGGCGGAAAATCTGAGCAATTTAACTGGCGCCCACGTGCGAATGGAAACAAAAAAATGATTCGCATTTTAGATGCTCTTGAAGATTATGAAGAACAAATTGCAACAGAAAACCAAAAAGTAATTGATAAAATGCAAAATTCACAACCATTCTTAGTGGATGTCGTTCCAGCGAAAACAGTTATTCCAGAGTTAAACGAAGAGAAGAAAACCTTACTTCATGCCGGACCGCCAATTAAATGGGAAGATATGACAAAACCTATGCAAGGTGCCTGTCTAGGGGCAGCATTATTTGAAGGTTGGGCAACAACTGAAGAAGATGCTTTGAAACTGTTTGAAAATGATGAAGTTCGCTTCATTCCTTGTCACCATGTTCAAGCCGTTGGACCAATGGGTGGTATTTCTTCAGCAAACATGCCAATGTCTGTGATTGAAAACCGTTCAGAAGGAAACCGCGCATTCTGTATCTTAAATGAAGGTATCGGAAAAGTGTTACGTTTCGGCGCTTATTCAAAAGAAGTAGTTGACCGTTTAATCTGGATTCAAGATGTTTTAGGACCAACTTTATCTAAAGCATTACAAAAAACAGAAGAAGGCTTGAACTTAAACGTATTGATTGCTCGTTCGATTACAATGGGAGATGAATTCCACCAACGTAATATTGCAGCATCATTAAACTTCTTAAAAGAAATGGCACCATTAATTACAACCTTAGATATTTCTGAAGAAGAAAAATATGAAGTAATTAAATTCTTATCAGACACTGATCAATTCTTCCTAAACATCATGATGGCAGCAAGTAAAGCGATTGTTGATGGTGCACGTAAAGGCACAAAAGGAACTGTTGTAACAACAATGGCACGTAACGGTGTTGACTTCGGTGTACGTATTGCAGAAACAGGTGATACTTGGCACATTGCTCCAGTAAATACGCCTAAAGGCTTGTACTTCACTGGCTTCTCAGAAGAAGACGGTAATCCAGATATTGGTGATAGTGCAATTACTGAAACAATTGGTGTAGGTGGAATGGCTATGGTTGCTGCTCCAGGTGTTACACGTTTCGTTGGTGCTGGTGGATTCCAAGATGCCTTAGATATTTCAAACGAGATGGCAAAAATTTGTATTACCCATAATCCAACATTCACAATTCCAACTTGGGACTTTAAAGGAACTTGTCTAGGTATTGACATCCGTAAAGTAGTTGAAACTGGTATTACACCATTAATCAATACAGGTATTGCGCACAAAGAAGCAGGGCGTGGTCAAGTAGGTGCTGGTACAGTTCGCGCACCTCTAGGATGTTTTGAAAATGCTTTAGAAGCTTATGCGAAGGAATTAGGCATTGACGTTGAATAA
- the allC gene encoding allantoate deiminase, translating into MDLEKVLADNIENLSAIGSDPTGGMTRLLYTDSWLEAQKFVETQLTNAGLTASFDEVGNLFGRVEGTKYPEETILSGSHIDTVVNGGNLDGQFGVIAAYVAIQYLLETYGKPLRSLEVISMAEEEGSRFPTVFWGSKNFVREAKRADVEEIADFEGKKFVDEMHRQGFDFRDESTPKREDIRAFVEIHIEQGNVLENEELQIGVVNNIAGQRRYTIVLKGEANHAGTTPMGYRKDAVYGFSKICSEIIDRALVVGDPLVVTFGKVEPKPNTVNVVPGEVLFTMDCRHTDKDVLKNFTEEAEALMKEVAEKHQLDIDIDLWMDETPVPMNEEIVATVEKAAKEENMKYKVMHSGAGHDSQIIAPHYPSAMIFVPSIKGISHNPAEATNHEDLVAGVKVLARALYELAYKE; encoded by the coding sequence ATGGATTTAGAGAAAGTATTAGCAGATAATATCGAAAATCTATCAGCGATTGGCAGCGATCCAACTGGAGGGATGACGCGCCTTCTTTATACTGATTCTTGGTTAGAAGCGCAAAAATTTGTAGAAACACAATTAACCAATGCAGGACTAACAGCTTCATTTGATGAAGTAGGAAATTTATTTGGTCGTGTAGAAGGAACAAAATACCCAGAAGAAACCATCTTATCTGGTTCACATATTGATACAGTTGTGAATGGTGGAAATTTAGATGGACAATTTGGTGTGATTGCAGCATATGTGGCGATTCAATACTTATTAGAAACTTATGGCAAACCATTACGTTCTTTAGAAGTGATTTCAATGGCTGAAGAAGAAGGTAGTCGTTTCCCAACTGTTTTCTGGGGCAGTAAAAACTTCGTCCGTGAAGCAAAACGTGCTGATGTAGAAGAAATTGCTGATTTTGAAGGGAAAAAATTTGTCGATGAAATGCATCGCCAAGGATTTGATTTCCGCGATGAGAGCACACCGAAAAGAGAAGACATCCGTGCTTTTGTTGAAATCCATATTGAGCAAGGAAATGTTTTAGAAAATGAAGAATTACAAATTGGTGTAGTCAACAACATTGCAGGACAACGTCGCTACACGATTGTATTAAAAGGTGAAGCAAACCACGCTGGAACGACACCTATGGGCTATCGTAAGGATGCTGTATACGGTTTTTCTAAGATTTGCTCAGAGATCATCGATCGTGCGTTAGTCGTCGGAGATCCGCTTGTAGTGACGTTTGGGAAGGTTGAACCAAAACCGAATACGGTAAACGTTGTTCCAGGAGAAGTATTATTCACCATGGACTGTCGTCATACAGACAAAGATGTGTTAAAGAACTTCACAGAAGAAGCCGAAGCGTTAATGAAAGAAGTTGCTGAAAAACATCAATTAGATATCGATATTGATTTATGGATGGATGAAACACCTGTACCTATGAATGAAGAAATTGTAGCGACTGTAGAAAAAGCAGCCAAAGAAGAAAACATGAAATACAAAGTGATGCATAGTGGTGCAGGACATGATTCTCAAATTATTGCGCCTCATTATCCATCAGCAATGATTTTTGTTCCAAGTATTAAGGGGATTAGTCATAATCCAGCAGAAGCAACCAACCATGAAGATTTAGTTGCAGGTGTAAAAGTGTTAGCAAGAGCCTTATATGAATTAGCATATAAAGAATAA
- the allE gene encoding (S)-ureidoglycine aminohydrolase, producing the protein MGYKNNNTGYLDGLLQSRAVIKKNNFAILPHDGLVNNVIPGFENCGCSILGSKQIGANFVDYIITMKKDGENSRGFGGEGVETLVYVIEGALEVRDDKETHKLTSGGYAYFPASQLMYLKNAQEEPTEIFLYKKRYQPLEGYEAHKVVGNIEDIEPVQYEGMEDVLLWDFLPKDLGFDMNFHILSFEPGASHGYVETHYQEHGAYLLSGQGMYNLDNEWYPVEKGDYIFMSSYVQQAAYAVGRGEPLSYVYSKDCNRDPEI; encoded by the coding sequence ATGGGTTACAAAAACAACAACACAGGGTACTTAGATGGATTATTACAATCTAGAGCAGTGATCAAGAAGAATAATTTTGCTATTCTTCCTCATGATGGCTTAGTTAATAATGTGATACCAGGATTTGAAAACTGTGGTTGCTCAATTTTAGGTTCCAAACAAATTGGAGCAAATTTTGTTGATTATATTATCACAATGAAAAAAGATGGCGAAAACAGTCGCGGTTTTGGCGGAGAAGGTGTGGAAACACTAGTCTACGTGATTGAAGGAGCATTGGAAGTTCGTGATGATAAAGAAACACATAAACTTACAAGCGGTGGTTATGCGTATTTTCCTGCAAGTCAATTAATGTACTTGAAAAATGCTCAAGAAGAACCAACAGAAATTTTCCTTTATAAAAAACGTTATCAACCATTAGAAGGTTACGAAGCTCATAAAGTGGTAGGTAACATTGAAGATATTGAACCCGTTCAATACGAAGGTATGGAAGATGTTTTATTATGGGACTTTTTACCAAAAGACCTTGGTTTTGATATGAATTTCCATATCTTATCATTTGAACCTGGTGCAAGCCACGGTTATGTTGAAACACATTATCAAGAACATGGTGCTTACTTGCTTTCAGGACAAGGTATGTACAATTTAGATAATGAATGGTATCCCGTTGAAAAAGGAGATTATATTTTTATGAGCTCTTATGTCCAACAAGCAGCCTATGCTGTTGGTCGAGGAGAACCATTATCTTACGTGTACTCAAAAGATTGCAATCGCGATCCTGAAATTTAA
- a CDS encoding DUF2877 domain-containing protein, which translates to MNNVKISDGIFPINQFGKMGKIHSVFDRSFNLKVGDRLVNVANYAGYLSSFGIYLPDDLFQAITPYVQQDNLVKIFANGLTLYSRNGIKKITWSEYEVVSLQVKQFQLTTAQRQLLREVLLEANLEQQIGLPLEEKEQIIFQKMRQRKQQTLREWQEIVAYLVGRGKGLTPSGDDILVAYLVMLHVMKDTRAKEVLTALQQPLSTTDISKEYIWYSIKGYVNSLVYQLYVDLEANKEKAVIKKDVQHVMRIGHSSGKDLSYGLLLALDNDEKKERIT; encoded by the coding sequence TTGAATAACGTAAAAATTAGCGACGGTATTTTTCCCATCAACCAATTCGGTAAGATGGGAAAAATCCATAGCGTTTTTGATCGTTCCTTTAATCTTAAAGTGGGCGATCGTTTAGTAAATGTTGCTAATTATGCAGGTTACCTATCAAGTTTTGGAATTTATTTACCAGATGATCTTTTTCAAGCGATTACTCCTTATGTGCAACAAGATAATCTCGTGAAAATTTTTGCGAATGGTTTGACGTTGTATAGTCGCAATGGAATCAAAAAAATTACATGGTCAGAATATGAAGTTGTCAGCCTTCAAGTTAAACAGTTTCAATTAACAACTGCACAACGACAATTGTTAAGAGAAGTTTTATTGGAAGCAAACTTAGAACAGCAAATTGGTTTACCCTTAGAAGAAAAAGAACAAATTATTTTCCAAAAAATGCGCCAAAGGAAACAACAAACATTACGTGAGTGGCAAGAAATTGTTGCCTATCTTGTTGGTAGAGGAAAAGGATTAACACCTAGTGGGGATGATATTCTAGTTGCTTATTTAGTTATGCTACATGTCATGAAAGATACCCGAGCAAAAGAAGTTCTCACTGCCTTGCAACAACCACTTTCAACTACCGATATCAGTAAGGAATACATTTGGTACTCCATTAAAGGCTATGTTAATTCGCTTGTCTATCAATTATATGTAGATTTAGAAGCGAATAAAGAAAAAGCTGTTATTAAAAAAGATGTACAGCACGTAATGCGAATTGGGCATTCTTCAGGAAAAGATTTAAGTTATGGCTTATTATTGGCGCTCGATAATGACGAGAAAAAGGAGAGAATAACGTGA
- the arcC gene encoding carbamate kinase: MSLNVIALGGNAILDTDPTDVGQKEFIKKAAKYIVDFVEKGEDVVICHGNGPQVGNLLLQQKAGESEKNPALQLDSCVAMTQGSIGYWLQNALNNEFSKRNVSKPVVSVVTQVEVDANDPSFKNPTKPIGPFFTEEESKIEAAKDNSTFVEDSGRGYRKVVPSPQPQSIVEKDAIRTMIQGGVVTISAGGGGIPVIAQDGGYVGVEAVIDKDFTSKVLAENVKADRLILLTGVDNIYINYNKPDQKALETISIAEAEGYIAEGHFAAGSMLPKIEAALDFVKAASNRKAVITSIENLENIQDDAGTTIVSD, from the coding sequence GTGAGTTTAAATGTTATTGCATTAGGTGGAAACGCTATCTTAGATACGGATCCTACAGATGTCGGTCAAAAAGAATTTATTAAAAAAGCTGCAAAATATATTGTTGATTTTGTAGAAAAAGGCGAAGATGTTGTCATTTGTCACGGAAATGGTCCTCAAGTAGGGAATTTATTATTACAGCAAAAAGCTGGTGAAAGTGAAAAAAATCCAGCATTGCAATTAGATTCTTGTGTCGCTATGACACAAGGTAGTATTGGCTATTGGTTACAAAATGCGTTGAATAATGAATTTTCTAAGCGTAATGTATCAAAACCAGTAGTATCAGTTGTAACACAAGTAGAAGTTGATGCAAATGATCCTTCATTTAAAAATCCGACAAAACCAATTGGTCCTTTCTTCACAGAAGAAGAATCAAAAATCGAAGCAGCAAAAGATAATTCAACTTTTGTTGAAGATTCAGGTCGAGGCTATCGTAAAGTGGTTCCTTCACCACAACCACAAAGTATTGTTGAAAAAGATGCCATTCGCACAATGATTCAAGGCGGTGTGGTAACAATTAGCGCTGGTGGTGGCGGGATTCCAGTCATTGCTCAAGATGGTGGTTATGTGGGTGTTGAGGCAGTTATTGACAAAGACTTTACATCAAAAGTCTTAGCAGAAAATGTCAAAGCAGATCGTTTAATTTTATTAACGGGTGTGGATAACATTTATATCAACTATAACAAACCTGATCAAAAAGCGTTAGAAACAATCAGTATTGCTGAAGCAGAAGGATATATTGCAGAAGGGCATTTTGCTGCTGGCAGTATGCTACCAAAAATTGAAGCAGCATTGGACTTTGTTAAAGCGGCAAGCAACCGTAAAGCAGTAATTACTTCAATCGAGAATTTAGAAAATATTCAGGATGATGCTGGCACAACGATTGTTTCAGATTAG